In Deltaproteobacteria bacterium, a single genomic region encodes these proteins:
- a CDS encoding YdeI/OmpD-associated family protein produces the protein MPSKPNQKYLAFKTPEAWAAWLQEHHASSTGLWIKFFKKGSGVATVTYDQALDEALCWGWIDGQLKPFDDTAFLRRFTPRGPRSGWAKRNRDHVERLTREGRMKPSGLAQVEAAKADGRWDAAYDSPSASEVPADFLAALAKHKKAEAFFNTLNKANRYAISYRLQTAKKPETRARRFEQLLQMMKDGKRLH, from the coding sequence ATGCCGAGTAAGCCCAATCAGAAATACCTGGCGTTCAAGACGCCCGAGGCCTGGGCGGCGTGGCTCCAAGAACACCACGCGAGCTCGACCGGGCTGTGGATCAAGTTCTTCAAGAAGGGCAGCGGCGTCGCGACGGTGACCTACGACCAGGCGCTCGATGAGGCGCTGTGCTGGGGCTGGATCGATGGCCAACTGAAGCCCTTCGACGACACCGCCTTTCTGCGTCGCTTCACGCCGCGCGGGCCGCGCAGTGGCTGGGCCAAACGCAACCGCGACCACGTGGAGCGGCTCACTCGCGAAGGGCGCATGAAGCCGAGCGGGCTGGCGCAGGTCGAAGCCGCCAAGGCCGACGGCCGGTGGGACGCGGCCTACGATTCACCGAGCGCCTCCGAAGTTCCGGCCGACTTCCTCGCGGCGCTCGCGAAGCACAAGAAGGCCGAGGCGTTCTTCAACACGCTCAACAAGGCGAACCGATATGCCATCAGCTATCGGCTCCAGACCGCGAAGAAGCCCGAGACCCGCGCGCGGCGCTTCGAGCAGCTCCTCCAGATGATGAAGGACGGCAAGCGGCTCCACTGA
- a CDS encoding OmpA family protein, which translates to MRALRLVGLPAAVLACSLLVGPSAFADNVGYQLNAFEPPPAGDPYTVVEYPWYSGTRAFAAGLTLDYAHNLIVSQHHDAAGNVVADPAPIASQLDGHLDLAASFWDRLGLNLSVPMVLHASGTPIDGIGPSGTVVGDPRLGARVRLWGQPDTAFTLGLSGYVWIPVGAEKHLAGDSGARLLPRLTLGGLALENFRWAANAGFLARSTAHLSSSISPVGNTVGSQIQLAAAVSYLALEGRLSVGPEAVTDVAVSDIPAGQSRATVEVLGGAHYLAFDTVQVGLAAGAALTPGPPDFRVIFSIAWAPLREQLSSFERVVVVPDADGHVGGVEVDDGKQKAVLDTAYASSELSKDDGVLRPVQSSPQAVASTVGALERTLPPPDRDHDGVPDAQDACPDRPGAASPDPIRNGCPTSSEKVVVLPDADGHVGGVEVNDGRQKILLDAPWMSSEVGVDGRAQAVPPSPAKSVEGSVGAIAASLPPSDRDADGIADADDACPDRPGLPSTDPVRNGCPKAVEKVVILPDPDGTVGGVEVDDGKQKTLLDKPFASAEVGADGAAHALPPTSPRSIEHAVAAMARTLPSADRDGDGVRDEDDACPDRAGVPSRNPLANGCPAASERVVVLPDANGHVGGVEVNDGKTVTVLDKAYSSAEVSADGHAQAVSPSPAWAVNRAVLELAKAFPADRDGDGVLDVHDACPDRAGDPSEDPKRNGCPHVVERVVVLPDADGHVGAVEVDDGHTKTLLDTAYATALVGSDGRADRSRTDPALVVQHFGPAMAARPVGARMVIYFNSLAQPARDLTGPIDQIVGEVGQRRDFTIDVIGHTDETGSEAANVRIGLARAQLIVDRLVAAGIPREKIRASSRGSSQPAVKVRNRRIPEPKNRRVEVFVN; encoded by the coding sequence TTGCGCGCACTCCGACTCGTCGGGCTTCCAGCCGCGGTCCTCGCTTGTTCGCTGCTGGTGGGGCCGTCCGCGTTCGCGGACAACGTGGGCTACCAGCTCAACGCCTTCGAGCCCCCGCCTGCCGGCGATCCGTACACCGTGGTGGAGTATCCCTGGTACTCGGGCACGCGCGCCTTCGCGGCCGGGCTCACCCTGGACTACGCCCACAACCTGATCGTCTCCCAGCACCACGACGCCGCCGGAAACGTCGTCGCCGATCCCGCGCCGATCGCCAGCCAGCTCGATGGCCACCTCGACCTCGCCGCCTCCTTCTGGGATCGGCTGGGGCTCAACCTCAGCGTGCCCATGGTGCTCCATGCCAGCGGCACGCCCATCGACGGCATCGGCCCCAGCGGCACCGTGGTCGGCGATCCGCGGCTCGGCGCGCGGGTGCGCCTCTGGGGCCAGCCGGACACCGCGTTCACGCTGGGCCTGTCGGGCTACGTGTGGATCCCGGTGGGCGCGGAGAAGCACCTCGCCGGCGACAGCGGCGCGCGGCTCCTGCCCCGGCTGACCCTCGGCGGCCTGGCGCTGGAGAACTTCCGCTGGGCGGCGAACGCCGGGTTCCTGGCGCGCTCCACCGCGCACCTCTCGAGCTCCATCTCGCCCGTGGGCAACACCGTGGGCTCCCAGATCCAGCTCGCCGCCGCGGTGAGCTACCTCGCCCTGGAGGGCCGCTTGAGCGTGGGTCCCGAGGCTGTCACCGACGTGGCCGTCAGCGACATTCCGGCCGGGCAGTCGCGGGCCACGGTGGAGGTGCTGGGTGGCGCGCACTACCTCGCCTTCGACACGGTGCAGGTGGGGCTCGCGGCCGGCGCCGCCCTCACCCCGGGGCCGCCCGACTTCCGGGTGATCTTCTCCATCGCCTGGGCGCCGCTTCGCGAGCAGCTCTCCAGCTTCGAGCGGGTGGTGGTGGTGCCCGACGCCGATGGCCACGTGGGCGGCGTGGAGGTCGACGACGGCAAGCAGAAGGCCGTGCTCGACACCGCCTACGCCTCGAGCGAGCTCAGCAAGGACGACGGCGTGCTCCGCCCGGTGCAGAGTTCGCCGCAGGCCGTCGCCTCGACGGTGGGGGCGCTGGAGCGCACGCTCCCGCCTCCGGACCGCGACCACGACGGCGTGCCCGACGCGCAGGACGCCTGCCCCGATCGCCCCGGCGCGGCCTCGCCGGATCCCATTCGCAATGGCTGCCCCACGTCTTCGGAGAAGGTGGTGGTGCTGCCCGACGCCGACGGCCACGTGGGCGGCGTGGAGGTCAACGACGGCAGGCAGAAGATCCTGCTCGACGCGCCCTGGATGAGCTCGGAGGTGGGCGTCGACGGACGCGCGCAGGCCGTGCCGCCCTCGCCGGCGAAATCGGTGGAGGGCTCGGTGGGCGCCATCGCCGCATCCCTGCCGCCGTCCGATCGCGACGCCGACGGCATCGCCGACGCAGACGACGCCTGCCCGGATCGCCCGGGACTGCCGTCGACGGATCCGGTGCGCAACGGCTGCCCCAAGGCCGTGGAGAAGGTGGTGATCCTGCCCGACCCGGACGGCACCGTGGGCGGCGTGGAGGTCGACGACGGCAAGCAGAAGACCTTGCTGGACAAGCCCTTCGCCTCGGCGGAGGTCGGCGCGGACGGCGCCGCGCACGCCCTGCCTCCGACCTCGCCGCGCTCGATCGAGCACGCCGTCGCCGCGATGGCGCGCACCCTGCCCAGCGCCGACCGCGACGGCGATGGGGTCCGGGACGAGGACGACGCCTGCCCCGACCGCGCTGGTGTGCCCTCGCGCAATCCGCTGGCCAATGGCTGCCCCGCGGCCAGCGAGCGGGTGGTGGTGCTTCCCGACGCGAACGGGCACGTGGGCGGCGTGGAGGTGAACGACGGCAAGACCGTCACCGTGCTCGACAAGGCCTACTCCAGCGCGGAGGTGAGCGCGGACGGCCATGCCCAGGCGGTGTCGCCCTCGCCGGCCTGGGCGGTGAACCGCGCCGTCCTCGAGCTGGCCAAGGCGTTCCCCGCCGACCGCGATGGCGACGGGGTCCTCGACGTCCACGACGCGTGCCCCGACCGAGCAGGCGATCCCAGCGAGGACCCGAAGCGGAACGGCTGCCCGCACGTGGTGGAGCGGGTGGTGGTGTTGCCCGACGCGGACGGCCACGTGGGCGCGGTGGAGGTCGACGACGGCCACACCAAGACCCTCCTCGACACCGCCTACGCCACCGCGCTGGTGGGCTCCGACGGCAGGGCCGACCGCAGCCGCACCGACCCCGCCCTGGTGGTGCAGCACTTCGGTCCGGCGATGGCCGCCCGGCCGGTGGGCGCGCGGATGGTCATCTACTTCAACTCGCTGGCCCAGCCCGCCCGCGACCTCACCGGCCCCATCGACCAGATCGTGGGCGAGGTGGGGCAGCGCCGCGACTTCACCATCGACGTCATCGGGCACACCGACGAGACCGGCTCCGAGGCCGCGAACGTGCGCATCGGCCTGGCCCGGGCGCAGCTCATCGTCGACCGGCTGGTGGCCGCGGGGATTCCCCGGGAGAAGATCCGCGCCAGCAGCAGGGGCTCGTCGCAACCGGCGGTCAAGGTGCGGAACCGGCGCATCCCCGAGCCGAAGAACCGGCGGGTCGAGGTCTTCGTGAACTAG
- a CDS encoding FecR domain-containing protein gives MRMKQVAVLAVMVVANVAVAEAAPIGTAKIVTGSAVVVRGGEKTPIKVGDAILEHDVFETDGTGSLGITFVDNTAFSIGPNSHVAIDTYFFDPKNLKGNLLAQLKKGSMMVRSGELTKQQPGSVQIKTPRTVLGVRGTTFVVSVDE, from the coding sequence ATGCGAATGAAGCAGGTGGCAGTGCTCGCGGTCATGGTGGTCGCCAACGTGGCCGTGGCGGAGGCGGCGCCCATCGGAACGGCCAAGATCGTCACCGGGTCGGCGGTGGTGGTGCGCGGCGGAGAGAAGACCCCGATCAAGGTCGGCGACGCCATCCTCGAGCACGACGTCTTCGAGACCGATGGCACCGGCAGCCTGGGCATCACCTTCGTCGACAACACCGCCTTCTCCATCGGCCCGAACAGCCACGTGGCCATCGACACCTACTTCTTCGATCCCAAGAACCTGAAGGGAAACCTGCTGGCCCAGCTCAAGAAGGGCAGCATGATGGTTCGCTCGGGTGAGCTGACCAAACAGCAGCCAGGCTCGGTCCAGATCAAGACGCCGCGGACCGTGCTCGGCGTCCGCGGTACCACCTTCGTCGTCTCGGTCGACGAGTAG